Below is a window of Synechococcus sp. RSCCF101 DNA.
CTCCAGCTCCTGCCGCAGCCGTGACCGTTCGGCGCTGCCGAGGCGTGGGTCGTGCACGTGCAGCAGGGTGATCACTCCCTGGCTGTTGGTGCCGAGCAATCGCAGGGCCAGCCCGAACTGCTCGCGGGCACTGGCGCTCAGGTCCTTGAGGGGGACGAGCACGGTGCGGATCCCGCCCGGGTCGAGGCCCTGAAGGCTCACCACCACCACCGGGCAGTGGGCGGTCCGGCAGACCCCGTCCACCAGATCGCCGAAGAGCCAGCGCCGCAGCCGGTCCGGGCGGCGCCCGCCCATCAGCACCAAGTCGGCCCCGCGCTCGAGTGCCGATCGGCTCATGCCCCCGGGAATGTCCTCATCGAGGCGGAGCATGGTGGAGGTGGGAACCTGCAGCTCGCCGCCGAGGGCGTCGGCCATCCGCAGCCGCGCCCGGGCCGCGGCCATGGCCCGGCCCAGACCGCCCCGCCTCTCCTCCAGGCTCGGGCAGACCACGGCCAGGGGCACCAGGCTGCCCGCGCCGCCCCCCTCTCCGGGCAGCAGCCGGGCGGCCATCGCCAGCAGGCCGGCCTCCGTCCGCGGGTTGGCGATGGGCACCAGCACCGTGAGAGATCGCGGCGCCACGGCGCCCGAGTGGTTCCAGTCGGGGTCCTGCCCCTCGTCCTCGAGGCTCTGCAGCGGGTCACCCTCCACCAGCCGGGGCACGGCACGGGCGGTGAGGATCGGCCCGAGGGTGGCCGTCACCACCATCACCGCCAGCACGCTGCTCAGCACCCGCTCATCGAGCAGGCCGGCCCGGAATCCCACGAACGCCGCCGCCAGCGTGGCCGCGACCTTGGGCATCGCCAGGGACCACATCATCAGCACCTGGGGCCGGCTGTAGCCGAACAGGCGACCGGCGAGGGCGGAGGCCAGTCCCTTGCTGGCGATCGCCCCCACCAGCATCACCACGGTGAACTCGGCGCTGGCCAGGGTGTTGAGCAGGCCCCCCAGGTCGAGCAGCAGGCCGAGGTGGATGAAGAAGATGGGGATGAACAGCACCCCGCCCACGAAGATCACCTGCTCCTTGACCCGGCCTTCGGGCAGCACCGAATTCACCGCCAGGCCGGCCAGGAACGCGCCGACGATCTTCTCCACCCCCGCCAGTTCCGCCCCGAGCGAGGCCAGGAACAGGGCCAGCAGCACGGCGAGGAACAAGCGGTTGTCATCGCTCAGACCCATCTGAATCAGCCGGCGTCCGCTCCAGCGGATGCCCCACACCACCACCACGGCGAAGAGGCCGATGCCCAGCAGCAGGCCGGCCAGCCCCTCGCCGCTGAGGCTGCCCCGGCCCATGCCCAGGCCCACCGCCAGCAGCAGCAGCGCGGCGATGTCGGTGAGGATCGTGCTGCCGACGCTGACGATCACCGATTCATCGGCCATGGCGCCGTAGCTGCGCACGATCGGATAACCCAGTGGGGTATGGGTGGCCATCAGGGCGCC
It encodes the following:
- a CDS encoding cation:proton antiporter, which codes for MEHSLADQPLSIFALLLAITVVVPPLVRRLGLPELVGLLLAGIAAGPHVAGWLDPASETVELLSEIGAVYLLFTVGLEIDLDEFSRVRGRSALFGVLVFVLGVSTGFGIGWGFGYPLVACLLLGALMATHTPLGYPIVRSYGAMADESVIVSVGSTILTDIAALLLLAVGLGMGRGSLSGEGLAGLLLGIGLFAVVVVWGIRWSGRRLIQMGLSDDNRLFLAVLLALFLASLGAELAGVEKIVGAFLAGLAVNSVLPEGRVKEQVIFVGGVLFIPIFFIHLGLLLDLGGLLNTLASAEFTVVMLVGAIASKGLASALAGRLFGYSRPQVLMMWSLAMPKVAATLAAAFVGFRAGLLDERVLSSVLAVMVVTATLGPILTARAVPRLVEGDPLQSLEDEGQDPDWNHSGAVAPRSLTVLVPIANPRTEAGLLAMAARLLPGEGGGAGSLVPLAVVCPSLEERRGGLGRAMAAARARLRMADALGGELQVPTSTMLRLDEDIPGGMSRSALERGADLVLMGGRRPDRLRRWLFGDLVDGVCRTAHCPVVVVSLQGLDPGGIRTVLVPLKDLSASAREQFGLALRLLGTNSQGVITLLHVHDPRLGSAERSRLRQELEHWAPPRAGHPRVRAVVLPGPGVEEAIRRLSGSHELVILRSQRRKVAGLPVPASDLASRLVAGLSAASMVISEPIH